One genomic window of Actinoalloteichus hoggarensis includes the following:
- a CDS encoding sensor histidine kinase, which produces MVSRARSLLDRYRRHGAKALLAQARTAAAQLLTPVPASPVAKAPPSPFQDTPQPASPPPRIGDDVLAGMCAGIAVRDLNLVDSLLAMLEQMEVDEDDPDTLARLYRLDHLATRLRRNAENLRVLAGQEAGSATEETTSLIDVIRAAMSSIEQYTRIEIGRVAGLAVAGFAADDVSRLVAELLDNAAAQSPPNSTVTVSAHITEQGSVLLRVEDAGIGLPAERIAVLNKRLISAPRLDSDSIEHMGLAVVRSLARKHQIKVWLGRRAPHGTTASVLLRTELVRETAPAVWVKPAEAPSKAAPRPAMPAPRSAGSPPSEVTASGLPRRLPAGRRAEAPVPAASAVRREEEETTTSGLPRRISRSLRAEGRPEESASRNPQAVSSRAESQARAGRAQLVSDLGAFADGEQAARASRSGEEEQKRDGKALHDD; this is translated from the coding sequence ATGGTGAGCCGTGCCCGATCCCTGCTCGACCGGTACCGGCGGCATGGCGCCAAGGCATTGCTGGCGCAGGCTCGTACGGCGGCGGCGCAGCTGCTGACCCCCGTCCCCGCTTCGCCCGTGGCGAAGGCGCCGCCGTCGCCGTTCCAGGACACGCCGCAACCCGCTTCGCCCCCGCCTCGAATCGGCGACGACGTGCTGGCGGGCATGTGCGCGGGCATCGCGGTCCGAGATCTGAACCTGGTCGACTCGCTGCTGGCGATGCTCGAGCAGATGGAGGTCGACGAGGACGATCCGGACACCCTCGCCCGGCTCTACCGGCTCGATCATCTGGCCACCCGACTGCGGCGCAACGCGGAGAACCTCCGTGTCCTGGCCGGGCAGGAGGCGGGCTCGGCCACCGAGGAGACCACGTCGCTGATCGACGTGATCAGGGCGGCCATGTCGTCCATCGAGCAGTACACCCGCATCGAGATCGGTCGGGTGGCGGGGCTGGCCGTGGCCGGGTTCGCCGCCGACGACGTGAGCAGGCTCGTCGCGGAGCTGCTGGACAACGCGGCGGCCCAGTCGCCGCCGAACTCCACCGTGACGGTGAGCGCGCACATCACCGAGCAGGGCAGCGTGCTGCTGCGAGTCGAGGACGCGGGCATCGGCCTTCCCGCCGAGCGGATCGCCGTGCTCAACAAGCGACTGATCTCCGCTCCGCGGCTGGACAGCGACTCGATCGAGCACATGGGACTCGCGGTCGTCCGCTCGCTGGCCCGCAAACATCAGATCAAGGTGTGGCTCGGCAGGCGGGCACCACACGGCACGACGGCCTCGGTGCTGCTGCGTACCGAACTCGTGCGGGAGACCGCGCCCGCCGTCTGGGTCAAACCGGCCGAGGCGCCGAGCAAGGCCGCGCCTCGGCCGGCGATGCCCGCTCCGAGATCGGCGGGGTCGCCGCCGAGCGAGGTGACCGCCAGCGGACTTCCCCGGCGGCTGCCCGCGGGCAGGCGCGCGGAAGCCCCGGTCCCCGCGGCCTCGGCCGTCCGCCGAGAGGAGGAGGAGACGACGACGAGCGGACTGCCACGCCGGATCTCCCGCAGTCTGCGTGCCGAGGGTCGTCCGGAGGAGTCGGCGTCGCGAAACCCGCAGGCGGTGTCCTCCCGCGCCGAGTCGCAGGCGCGGGCGGGGCGCGCCCAGCTCGTCTCCGACCTGGGTGCGTTCGCCGACGGCGAGCAGGCGGCACGGGCGAGCAGGTCCGGGGAGGAAGAGCAGAAGCGAGATGGGAAGGCCCTCCATGACGACTGA
- a CDS encoding RNA polymerase sigma factor — MSASRLRAARPASADDETFRRCFDEHVGSVRFTARLLCGDWHRAEDLTQTAFLKVYLAWPRLTSREHLGGYLRQVVVRTFVSEHRRLWRRLEWLTDSTPERPAAAAPGDDRIVLLDALATLPARQRAVLVLRYWHDLGINEAAAALGCTAGTVKSQTFKGLATLRARLGEQFAERVAASSSADGEDDGA; from the coding sequence GTGAGCGCTTCGCGCCTACGAGCGGCCCGGCCGGCGTCCGCGGACGACGAGACGTTCCGTCGCTGTTTCGACGAACATGTCGGGAGTGTTCGGTTCACCGCGCGACTGCTGTGCGGCGACTGGCATCGGGCCGAGGATCTGACGCAGACCGCCTTCCTGAAGGTCTACCTCGCGTGGCCTCGGCTGACCAGCCGTGAGCACCTCGGCGGCTACCTTCGGCAGGTCGTCGTGCGCACGTTCGTGTCGGAGCACCGCAGACTGTGGCGCAGGCTGGAATGGCTGACCGACTCGACACCGGAGCGTCCCGCCGCGGCCGCGCCCGGCGACGATCGGATCGTGCTGCTGGACGCGCTGGCGACCCTGCCCGCTCGGCAACGGGCGGTGCTCGTCCTGCGCTACTGGCACGATCTCGGCATCAACGAGGCGGCGGCGGCACTGGGATGCACGGCGGGCACGGTGAAGAGCCAGACGTTCAAGGGCCTGGCGACCTTGCGGGCACGGCTGGGTGAGCAGTTCGCCGAGCGCGTCGCGGCATCGTCATCGGCGGATGGAGAAGACGATGGTGCCTGA
- a CDS encoding CGNR zinc finger domain-containing protein produces MHFNPYGGRAAEMAAALVNLGPDATPDDLHALLAAHDYLPRQRPTPRQTGLLLDWAARLRPLFDEVDLDRQVDLVNELLAESAARPYVSRHHGRAPHLHVADERRPLEERLRAYTAAGLATALCQDATRLGSCARDGCAVVFVDGSRNGRRRFCSTRCANRVYVADHRRRRAAEEDRTRSPAESV; encoded by the coding sequence GTGCATTTCAACCCTTACGGCGGGCGGGCGGCCGAGATGGCGGCGGCGCTGGTGAACCTCGGCCCCGACGCGACGCCCGACGACCTGCACGCCCTGTTGGCGGCACACGACTACCTGCCCCGACAGCGGCCGACGCCACGACAGACCGGCCTGCTGCTCGACTGGGCGGCTCGGCTGCGCCCGTTGTTCGACGAGGTCGACCTGGATCGACAGGTCGACCTCGTCAACGAGCTGCTCGCCGAGTCGGCGGCCCGGCCTTATGTCTCGCGGCACCATGGGCGCGCGCCGCACCTGCATGTCGCCGACGAACGCCGCCCGCTGGAGGAGCGCCTCCGCGCTTACACCGCCGCAGGACTGGCGACGGCGCTCTGTCAGGACGCGACACGTCTCGGCTCGTGCGCGCGGGACGGCTGCGCAGTCGTGTTCGTGGACGGCTCGCGCAACGGTCGGCGGCGATTCTGCTCGACGCGGTGCGCCAATCGCGTGTACGTCGCCGACCACCGCCGGCGCCGGGCCGCGGAGGAGGACCGCACGAGGAGCCCCGCCGAGTCCGTATGA
- a CDS encoding META domain-containing protein has translation MRQRQRDVMATTACAVVLMLGACGQPGAEAGDAAVPARPDLTGSWELAGGVMPEGTLEEIETRPATVEFYGDGLIRGTAACNDYGGEVNPPSAATLLTLGGINQKDCTAQGSTHVMELERRFVDALAAVERADRDGFELILFGPGTELRLRALPPAPVDDVVDRTWSLESITGTTGTVRDPVAATEVRFDADRTVWAVEAGCHRMTGVWEERTGGIRVHGSALTPEAAECSEELREQGHPLTTWLGEVFRAEIDGDRLVLSFPDGRTLVLRTSA, from the coding sequence ATGCGACAGCGACAGCGGGACGTGATGGCGACGACGGCATGCGCGGTGGTGCTCATGCTGGGGGCCTGTGGTCAGCCGGGCGCCGAGGCAGGCGACGCCGCGGTGCCGGCCCGGCCGGATCTGACGGGTTCCTGGGAGCTCGCGGGCGGCGTGATGCCCGAGGGAACACTCGAGGAGATCGAGACTCGGCCCGCGACGGTGGAGTTCTACGGCGACGGACTGATCCGGGGCACCGCCGCGTGCAACGACTACGGCGGCGAGGTGAATCCGCCGAGCGCGGCGACGCTGCTGACCCTCGGCGGCATCAACCAGAAGGACTGCACGGCACAGGGGTCGACGCACGTGATGGAGCTGGAGCGCCGCTTCGTCGACGCGCTCGCGGCGGTCGAGCGTGCGGATCGGGACGGGTTCGAGCTGATCTTGTTCGGGCCCGGCACCGAACTGCGCCTCCGCGCGCTCCCGCCCGCACCGGTGGACGACGTCGTGGACCGCACGTGGTCGTTGGAGTCGATCACGGGCACGACGGGCACGGTGCGGGACCCGGTGGCGGCCACGGAGGTGCGGTTCGACGCCGACCGCACGGTCTGGGCCGTCGAGGCGGGGTGTCATCGGATGACCGGCGTCTGGGAGGAGCGGACGGGCGGAATCCGCGTACACGGTTCGGCACTGACCCCGGAGGCCGCCGAGTGCTCCGAGGAGCTTCGGGAACAGGGGCATCCGCTCACCACCTGGCTCGGTGAGGTCTTCCGCGCCGAGATCGACGGGGACCGCCTCGTCCTGTCCTTCCCGGACGGCCGCACGCTGGTCCTGCGCACGAGCGCGTAG
- a CDS encoding META domain-containing protein, which yields MRDRGVVAAVCGALLVLGGCGHGEPTAAGVTSAEIDGWQLVGGETADGPLTPDERYPVTLDFEDGGIARGTAACDDYGMSVRWNGARVSFDHPSQTRTGCVDAGMTAIEGRFLAALAAVDEAVERSAETPVLSGRDVEPRFAAPPRVRVDQLVDRTWRPASPIDEHGTETAAVGDPLELRLDEQTLRADLGCRELDAAWLARTGAVVFTRSDTGGADLACDDVPTEQEQRVGAVVGDGCRAAVDDDRLNLTSTLGGERLSCRGAG from the coding sequence ATGCGTGATCGGGGAGTCGTCGCCGCCGTCTGCGGCGCGCTGCTGGTGCTCGGCGGCTGCGGGCACGGCGAACCCACCGCCGCAGGGGTGACGAGTGCGGAGATCGACGGCTGGCAGCTCGTGGGGGGCGAGACCGCCGACGGTCCGTTGACACCCGACGAGCGGTATCCGGTGACGCTCGACTTCGAGGACGGCGGGATCGCACGGGGCACGGCGGCCTGCGACGACTACGGAATGTCGGTGCGCTGGAACGGGGCTCGCGTCAGCTTCGACCACCCGTCACAGACGCGGACGGGTTGTGTGGACGCCGGGATGACGGCGATCGAAGGCCGCTTCCTCGCCGCCTTGGCCGCCGTGGACGAGGCCGTCGAACGATCCGCCGAGACTCCGGTGTTGAGCGGCCGCGACGTCGAGCCGCGCTTCGCCGCGCCGCCCCGAGTCCGGGTGGACCAGCTGGTCGACCGGACCTGGCGGCCGGCGTCGCCGATCGACGAGCACGGCACCGAGACCGCGGCCGTGGGCGATCCGCTCGAACTGCGCCTGGACGAGCAGACCCTGCGGGCGGACCTCGGCTGCCGCGAGCTCGACGCCGCCTGGCTCGCCAGGACCGGCGCGGTCGTCTTCACCAGGTCGGACACGGGAGGCGCGGACCTCGCCTGCGACGACGTTCCCACCGAGCAGGAACAGCGCGTCGGCGCCGTCGTGGGCGACGGCTGCCGCGCGGCGGTGGACGACGACCGGCTGAACCTCACGTCGACGCTCGGCGGCGAGCGGCTGTCCTGTCGAGGCGCGGGGTGA
- a CDS encoding helix-turn-helix domain-containing protein, which yields MPVNTADHRREVGNRLRRLRERSGKSRAVLAGLVGKSEDWLKKIERGERGLPLGMAAQVARELGVRDLSALYGGDLSAPVRIAERPAHPAAEMVGLALTEYTVDTAEAAPSVAHYTAAVERAWRDWHDSPHQRTYAAGELPRLIRVGRAAVRESEGVARSQARRSLADAYHLCQAYLAWQENSRHWYWLSVDRGQQTGEDADDPAAQATALLYSAFALRVTDRAEQAMDLLDSATRVLDPRLADGDDETRALWGAVQLARASTTARQLKDPSAWVHWERAATVVDTLSADYGHHRHGFSRQHVELHKTWIAQSLGDATEALRHADDLDVDTIPSRSWQASHLVNVSRALHQQRDSGALIPLLQAERYSPEALRFSVTARDVVITLASTGRSTVRSEAARLAERLAIMM from the coding sequence ATGCCTGTGAACACTGCGGACCATCGTCGTGAAGTCGGGAACCGGTTGCGCAGACTTCGCGAGCGCAGTGGCAAGTCTCGTGCCGTGTTGGCAGGGCTGGTCGGGAAGTCCGAAGACTGGCTGAAGAAGATCGAGCGTGGTGAGCGCGGCCTGCCGTTGGGCATGGCGGCACAGGTGGCACGGGAACTGGGCGTGCGTGATCTCTCGGCGTTGTATGGCGGCGATCTCTCCGCTCCCGTGCGGATCGCAGAACGACCGGCACACCCGGCTGCGGAGATGGTCGGCCTGGCCCTGACCGAGTACACGGTCGACACCGCCGAGGCGGCGCCCTCGGTTGCCCACTACACCGCTGCGGTGGAACGGGCGTGGCGCGATTGGCACGACTCTCCTCATCAGCGAACCTATGCGGCCGGCGAGCTTCCCCGGCTGATCCGCGTCGGGCGTGCGGCGGTCCGGGAGTCCGAGGGTGTCGCACGAAGCCAGGCGCGTCGCTCGCTCGCGGACGCATATCATCTGTGTCAGGCGTACCTCGCCTGGCAGGAGAACAGCAGGCACTGGTATTGGCTGTCCGTCGATCGAGGACAGCAGACAGGCGAGGACGCGGACGATCCTGCCGCACAGGCCACCGCGCTGCTGTACTCCGCGTTCGCGCTGCGGGTCACCGACCGAGCAGAACAGGCCATGGACCTGTTGGACTCGGCGACCCGAGTACTCGACCCCCGGCTCGCCGACGGCGACGACGAGACTCGCGCGTTGTGGGGCGCGGTGCAGCTCGCTCGTGCCTCGACCACGGCTCGCCAACTCAAGGATCCGTCCGCCTGGGTGCACTGGGAACGAGCGGCCACCGTCGTCGACACCTTGTCAGCAGACTACGGACACCACCGGCACGGGTTCAGCCGCCAGCACGTCGAGCTGCACAAGACCTGGATCGCCCAGTCCCTGGGCGATGCCACGGAGGCGTTGCGGCACGCTGACGATCTCGACGTCGACACGATCCCCTCCCGCAGTTGGCAGGCCTCGCATCTGGTGAACGTCTCGCGTGCCCTGCATCAGCAGCGCGACAGCGGAGCACTGATCCCCCTGCTTCAAGCCGAGCGATACTCCCCCGAGGCGTTGCGCTTCAGCGTCACAGCACGGGACGTCGTCATCACCCTCGCCTCCACCGGCCGGTCCACGGTCCGTTCCGAGGCGGCTCGGCTCGCCGAACGACTCGCGATCATGATGTAG
- the cas5c gene encoding type I-C CRISPR-associated protein Cas5c produces MQVWGEAALFTRPEFKTERVTYPCMTPTAAVGVLESIYWHPGMRYEVDRIEVLTPIVQFAIRRNETSRMPPVHSALAGRTLDTAAPDSRTQRMSLCLRDVGYRIRGWIQVLDGADKTMPAYRDQFFRRLRRGACFSQPYLGSREFVADFSAVDETPVQETLDLDMGLMPHSAVYEGEEFRHWNWFRASLRGGVLRVPEKALTPPSSASAAVEAAG; encoded by the coding sequence ATGCAGGTGTGGGGAGAGGCCGCGCTGTTCACGCGGCCGGAGTTCAAGACGGAGCGGGTGACGTACCCCTGTATGACGCCGACCGCCGCGGTGGGTGTCCTGGAGTCGATCTACTGGCACCCGGGCATGCGATACGAAGTGGACCGCATCGAGGTGCTCACGCCGATCGTGCAGTTCGCGATCAGGCGGAACGAGACCTCCCGGATGCCGCCGGTCCACAGCGCGTTGGCGGGGCGAACCCTGGACACGGCCGCACCGGACTCTCGCACACAGCGCATGTCGCTGTGCCTGCGCGACGTGGGCTACCGGATTCGCGGCTGGATACAGGTCCTCGACGGAGCGGACAAGACCATGCCCGCCTATCGCGATCAGTTCTTCCGACGGCTGCGGCGCGGCGCGTGCTTCAGCCAGCCCTATCTCGGCTCCCGTGAGTTCGTGGCCGACTTCAGCGCGGTCGACGAGACCCCGGTACAGGAGACGCTCGATCTCGACATGGGACTGATGCCGCATTCGGCGGTGTACGAGGGCGAGGAGTTCCGACACTGGAACTGGTTCCGCGCCAGCCTGCGTGGCGGCGTGCTCCGCGTCCCGGAGAAGGCGCTGACCCCACCGAGTTCGGCATCGGCGGCTGTAGAGGCGGCGGGCTGA
- a CDS encoding type I-C CRISPR-associated protein Cas8c/Csd1 encodes MLLHHFAHQGTDRVGDGPRNYVERSVHWQLDLDGAGSVLGLTPLHGLKGRLGVPLLIPDPDRTSGVAAALGTDLAEYVLGWQRVDRKTRERVPNPHTPRRQQAFRQLIDEWTAQIDPDHDPVPHAVAAFYRSGLIVDQPLDGDGAHYVVRSWAPCWRRAAVIPKTSARCSEALRREWRGIDRSPRPSSAR; translated from the coding sequence ATGTTGCTGCACCACTTCGCCCATCAGGGTACTGACCGCGTCGGTGACGGCCCCCGCAATTACGTCGAGCGATCGGTGCACTGGCAGCTCGATCTCGACGGTGCCGGCTCTGTTCTCGGGCTCACTCCGCTGCATGGTCTGAAGGGCAGGCTGGGAGTCCCGCTGCTGATCCCTGACCCGGACCGCACCAGCGGGGTGGCCGCCGCGCTCGGCACGGACCTCGCGGAGTACGTCCTCGGCTGGCAGCGAGTCGACCGTAAGACGAGGGAGCGGGTCCCCAACCCCCACACCCCACGCCGACAGCAGGCATTCCGGCAGCTCATAGACGAGTGGACGGCTCAGATCGACCCGGACCACGACCCGGTTCCCCATGCCGTGGCCGCGTTCTATCGATCGGGTCTCATCGTCGACCAGCCGCTGGATGGTGACGGCGCGCATTACGTGGTGCGATCGTGGGCACCCTGCTGGAGGAGGGCAGCGGTGATCCCGAAGACGTCGGCGAGGTGCTCAGAAGCGCTGAGAAGGGAATGGCGCGGAATCGACCGATCGCCACGGCCAAGTTCCGCGCGGTGA
- a CDS encoding type I-C CRISPR-associated protein Cas8c/Csd1 produces MLEEGSGDPEDVGEVLRSAEKGMARNRPIATAKFRAVTLGANVSRLIVRDWIDISLSDLLRNVRSWMADHRVNGRVFSLWRLAVSCGRHTEIGYVPMGSKADDRLKDLQDVLLHAALTGRSIPGKVTGRVLHRVWRDHRIDGPRLALLQLSRRGQPVLTLDAPDQPAAYVLGRLLALLDSVQHRSSESRINRTFAARMLGGARTRPGLVLRDGLHLAESAWLPRLERRRPAAAAALRRELAAMQTLIVDETLTRPLSPAEQVLLVLGLGHQRHRLFEQQEIARAARAARGDHGPEGPDSDSRDRDSHDSGPHDSGADDPDTDDPDTDDPDTDDPDTDDPDTDDLGEQR; encoded by the coding sequence CTGCTGGAGGAGGGCAGCGGTGATCCCGAAGACGTCGGCGAGGTGCTCAGAAGCGCTGAGAAGGGAATGGCGCGGAATCGACCGATCGCCACGGCCAAGTTCCGCGCGGTGACTCTGGGCGCCAACGTCTCGCGACTCATCGTGCGCGATTGGATCGACATCTCGCTGTCGGACCTGCTCCGCAATGTTCGATCCTGGATGGCTGATCACCGGGTCAACGGTCGAGTCTTCTCCCTGTGGCGCCTCGCGGTGTCCTGTGGTCGCCATACCGAAATCGGCTATGTCCCGATGGGATCCAAGGCCGACGACCGACTCAAGGATCTCCAGGACGTGCTCCTGCACGCCGCACTGACCGGACGTTCGATTCCGGGAAAGGTCACGGGGCGGGTGCTGCACCGCGTCTGGCGTGATCACCGCATCGACGGACCTCGCCTCGCACTCCTGCAACTCTCCAGAAGGGGACAGCCCGTGTTGACGCTGGACGCACCCGACCAGCCCGCCGCCTACGTGCTGGGACGCCTGTTGGCACTGCTCGACTCCGTGCAGCACCGATCCTCCGAGAGCAGGATCAATCGGACGTTCGCTGCCCGCATGCTCGGCGGCGCGCGGACCCGCCCCGGACTGGTGCTCCGTGACGGTCTGCATCTGGCGGAGAGCGCATGGCTGCCCAGACTGGAACGAAGGAGGCCTGCGGCGGCGGCGGCACTGCGACGAGAGCTGGCCGCGATGCAGACGCTGATCGTCGACGAGACCCTGACGCGACCGCTAAGTCCGGCCGAACAGGTTTTGCTCGTGCTGGGCCTGGGTCACCAGCGGCATCGGCTCTTCGAACAGCAGGAGATCGCCAGGGCGGCTCGCGCGGCCAGGGGCGACCACGGCCCCGAAGGTCCTGATTCGGATTCCCGTGATCGGGACTCCCACGACTCAGGACCCCACGACTCAGGGGCCGACGACCCCGACACCGACGACCCCGACACCGACGACCCCGACACCGACGACCCCGACACCGACGACCCCGACACCGACGACCTCGGAGAACAGCGATGA
- the cas7c gene encoding type I-C CRISPR-associated protein Cas7/Csd2, whose protein sequence is MTDHTDPAVRHDMLLIFDVLDGNPNGDPDAANQPRQDLQTNQGLMTDAAIKRKIRDTVPLLAAAASADLDRYRVFVEAGEALNPRLEESYTANGIPLEKPEGTGAKKTRKRIEATQSDEARAWLRHRYYDLRMFGGVLSTGNTQSLGRMRGPMQVTFARSVDPIAPEQHAITRVAKTRAEDTGHGEMGNKWTVPYGLYTARLHYSGVRGTKAGVTREDLELFYRALLMMWDHTGSAARGEMATRGLYVFSHPDAYGAVPAHTLIERVTIHRTRPDEPARSFAEHYKLELDDAALPAGVTVAQLA, encoded by the coding sequence ATGACTGATCACACCGACCCCGCCGTCCGCCACGACATGCTCCTGATCTTCGACGTGCTGGACGGGAACCCCAACGGCGATCCGGACGCCGCCAATCAGCCTCGGCAGGACCTGCAGACCAATCAGGGCCTGATGACCGACGCGGCGATCAAGCGGAAGATCCGCGACACCGTTCCGCTGCTGGCGGCTGCGGCGTCGGCCGACCTCGACCGATACCGCGTCTTCGTGGAGGCGGGGGAGGCGCTCAACCCCCGGCTGGAGGAGTCCTACACCGCCAACGGCATCCCCTTGGAGAAGCCGGAGGGAACCGGGGCGAAGAAGACCCGCAAGCGGATCGAGGCTACCCAGTCCGACGAGGCGCGTGCCTGGCTGCGACACCGCTACTACGACCTGCGCATGTTCGGCGGTGTCCTGAGCACCGGCAACACCCAGTCACTGGGCAGGATGCGCGGCCCGATGCAGGTCACCTTCGCCCGCTCGGTCGACCCCATCGCCCCGGAGCAGCACGCGATCACGCGGGTCGCCAAGACCCGTGCTGAGGACACCGGCCACGGGGAGATGGGCAACAAGTGGACCGTGCCCTACGGCCTGTACACCGCTCGGCTGCACTACTCCGGCGTCCGAGGAACCAAGGCGGGGGTCACCCGTGAGGACCTGGAACTGTTCTATCGGGCACTCCTGATGATGTGGGATCACACCGGCTCGGCCGCTCGTGGCGAGATGGCCACCCGTGGCCTCTACGTCTTCTCCCACCCCGACGCTTACGGCGCGGTACCCGCGCACACGCTGATCGAGCGCGTCACGATCCACCGGACTCGCCCCGACGAGCCCGCCCGGTCGTTCGCCGAGCACTACAAGCTGGAGCTTGACGACGCTGCTCTGCCCGCAGGCGTCACCGTCGCCCAGCTGGCCTGA